From a single Solanum dulcamara chromosome 4, daSolDulc1.2, whole genome shotgun sequence genomic region:
- the LOC129887908 gene encoding dolichol-phosphate mannose synthase subunit 3 isoform X2, producing the protein MKHIVKILAFLLAVTAVWIGLLQTSTIPESYTWLLPLYLIVSLGCYGLLMVGVGLMNFPTCPQEALFLQQAGFEEGLHVM; encoded by the exons ATGAAACATATCGTGAAGATTTTGGCGTTCTTGCTTGCAGTAACTGCTGTTTGGATAGGCTTGTTGCAGACATCAACTATTCCGGAGAGCTATACCTGGCTG TTGCCTCTATACCTCATTGTGTCCCTTGGTTGCTATGGTCTGTTAATGGTTGGTGTTGGTCTAATGAATTTTCCCACATGTCCTCAAGAGGCTCTTTTCTTACAGCAG GCAGGGTTTGAGGAAGGGTTGCATGTGATGTAG
- the LOC129887908 gene encoding dolichol-phosphate mannose synthase subunit 3 isoform X1 gives MKHIVKILAFLLAVTAVWIGLLQTSTIPESYTWLLPLYLIVSLGCYGLLMVGVGLMNFPTCPQEALFLQQDIVEAREFLKKKGVDVGSD, from the exons ATGAAACATATCGTGAAGATTTTGGCGTTCTTGCTTGCAGTAACTGCTGTTTGGATAGGCTTGTTGCAGACATCAACTATTCCGGAGAGCTATACCTGGCTG TTGCCTCTATACCTCATTGTGTCCCTTGGTTGCTATGGTCTGTTAATGGTTGGTGTTGGTCTAATGAATTTTCCCACATGTCCTCAAGAGGCTCTTTTCTTACAGCAG GATATTGTTGAAGCCAGGgaattcttgaagaaaaaaGGGGTAGACGTCGGTTCTGATTGA